The DNA region CAAATatagatacattctaacaagtTTGTAAACTTACTGAGGGTCAGCTTGCACATCTTTCTTTGCTTTCTTCTTGTTTCGCCGTTTCTTTCTGGAAGTCGAGCAAACCAAAGATGGATCCAGGACAGGGGCCACAAATACTAAGGGAGGGGCCACTTCCACTGGTGAAGATCCTGATTTTGGTTTTTTAAATACATGAAGCTGATTTGGTGCCTGAACATCACTGGGTTGTCCCAAACTATATGCTAAAAGACCAGTATTAGTCCTTTCCCCAGAACGTTCAATAATTTCAGCTTCTTTCCTTTTATCCACATGAACTGGACGAACAAGTTCCGTTGGCATGACGCCAGCATTAACATCACCTGTATCCTGAACTTTACCTAGTACAGCATAAAGCTTGCGCTTAGACTTGATGATCTCCAACATCACAGTTTCAGAATCAGTCTCTGcaaaagaagtgaagaaaagtTAACACTTCGTTACAAGCAAACACCTGAAAGATTGGATATTGAGATCCCCTTCCTTTTTCCAAAAGGGGTTTGGCGGTTAACCTAAGATAGACAAAACCGCTGCTCGAGCTGCCAGCTGTTCAgcttctttcttgtttttcccAGTTTCTCCTGTATAATGAGCACCATTGAAGACTGCTGTAGACTTGAATACAGGAAGCATCGCCACAGATTGAACTGTCTGATAAGTAGGTTTCTCCAGGTTCATTTTAACAGCATACTCATTCATGATAGACTTGCAAAACACAGTATCCTAGCCAAAGTACACAAGGTAAAATCAGTATTAGtaatatgaaaaaggagataTATAATTCAGACTGTCAGAGAACACCTTGCAGTTCCAGCTTTGGTGTAAATGGATCTAAAAAACTTTAATAGGGTTGATTTAACCTAGCGTTGAAACAGATTTGGATTAACTGATCTTTGGAGCAAAAGTTTTAGATTTTCAGTCACTATACAAACGATGAACCAGTCATGCTAGACCTAAGATCCAAACGTCACGCTAGTACTGAAAGCTCTTCCATTAGTCTCATTCTCTGCCTcttttaacacttcatgaatAAATCAACCTACTTTTTGAATCAGAATGTGCCCATCTAAGATCCAAACACCATACTAGTACAACAGCTCTAACTGAAAGCTTTTCCACTAAGTCTTTTTCTCTGGCTCTTCAACAATCCATAAACAAATAAACCAACTTTTTAAATTAGAATGTGCCCTATACATCCATGACATCTTAAAAGTGACCATAAATGTCCAAAGTCACAATGCAGGACAGCTAGAGAAAAATAGTCTATCACTTCTCTcggtacccccccccccccaataattgattttatatttgaaatcaaaaatcaaaaaaccataattgattttatatttgaaatcaaaaatcaaaaaacctTTCACAAATAATACACACACATTTGAATGTGTTAAAGTAGACAAAGAAACCGAGAGTAAACATGTAGAGAGTAAAAAAATCTTCTTTGGAAGAACTTGTACTTGGTAATTATTAGCCTGTACTTTGGAGACTGTTTATACTCTGAGATAAGATTTGGGACAGAAACCTGCATATCATCGTACTCTTTAAGATCttgataaagaaaaatatttcaGAATCGTACACTCTCAACTGCAGGTTTCCTCAATATTCACATGTTAAACTGATCAAGGATAGATCAAAAATGAATTTCTGATTAGTCATAGAGCTACAAAATGAATACAACACCGTAATGTCTTGGTACACACCTCCTTATATGAAGGGCATGAGTatgttttttattcattttataaCTTTCATGCTTTTCGTCTATTGACCTGTTCAGTTGGAGAAAGAAGAGACTTTCATCCCATATTACAACATTATCAGTGCCATAATTCAGGATGATCATGAATCAACCTTGTTAACCTCCAGATATCCAGTACTCTAACCCTAATGACACTGCccaaagaaataataaaattcaaaGTCCATTTCTAAAAGTGAACGTCACTTAAAAATCAAACGTGCCTTAAAGAAAAGTGTTCCTTTGAGAAAACCACCTTGCAACTAAGATAGAAGTCATTTAGACTCTTATAAAACTAAATGCCATAAATATTGGGATAATACAACATACCTCACGAACAAGAGGGCATCCGTTATGTTTCatcttctctttctccttctctttcgcGCTAATCAAGGCAACTTTCGCAGCTTCCTGCTCTGCAGCCTTTAGATGTGAATATGCGCCAGGAGAGGTATACCAAAACCCATCAACCAAAACACTGGATCTAAAGAGGGGTGCATGCTGAGTGCCTAAATTGGAAGTGTGATAAACAGGACGATCTAGAGATGATCGTTGGGTAAACTCTTGCAGGCGATTCTTGTGCATGTTTTCCTCCTGAATATCTACAACAAGAAATGACAAGTAACAAGTCAAAGTGGAGCTAGTATCATAAACACATTACGTTCCAAGACTTTCAAACATGTTAACCAAAAATATTTGTTGTCCGtcttctataaaaaaaaaaaggactaaaCAGCAAGATCTGAATGGTCGGTCTCCAttcaaaacatatacataattATCTTTCGGAAAACAGAGAACTAATTTGGAAACCTATATACACTAGCAGACATAACCAAATAAGTCAGACCCCTGATTCTTCAAATAATTCTTTAAcgaaaaacaacaaaaacctTCCAAGGAGTAGCGGTTAGGCTGCATCATCCTATTTATTCAGCAccctaggcttctaaatcagtTCATTTCCTTTGTAACCCATTCAAGGAAACCTCCCATTACCAGAGCAAGGGATAAGGTGTGATGGTTGGAATTCCTCTACCGTCAACTAGTCGTTTGGGGTTCGACCCCTAGGAAGGGAGAACCTATCGGTAGGAAGAGCTCTACCCCCTAAGGGACCCTACCCCACACAAATTTGGATTAGTCGCACCAGTGAGTTCTTAACATCAGATacccaaataaaaaattaaaaaaaaactcccaGTACTACCATGATTGCTTCTCTACTGCTTACAAAAAGTGTTTTTTCCCCTTAAGGAAAGAATTAGGAACAACGAAATCTCTTTTTgtatttaagttttttgaagAGCATCCATACTTAACAAACTAAAGACACACAAGTGATGcttccaaaaattaaaagaacaaaaagCAGACCAACTCGACATACAGAACCACAAAAAAAATGAGGTATACAAAAGCTCAAAATTTATCACCTATCAAGttaaataaaacaattaataCTTTCTAGGCTGTTGGGTTTTACAGACCCACAGACCAAACAGCTAAAACAAAAATGCTATCTCTACCAGCACTtgtcagcaaaaaaaaaaaactggacaACGAGACCAAGAACTTACTTTGTTGGCCTCCTTTTTCAGCTTCATTTTGAGGAATGTTTGGCAGAGGCTTTTGATTTGGCACAGTTTCAGCCATTTCGTTGGACTGTACTACAGAGCTTTGAGTCCCAGAACTCACTTGTGCCATGGttaaagatgatgaatatacaCACTTCGGTATTTCCTAAGTTGTATAGGGTTTattagtaaataaaaaatacccttttttttttttttttgaaatataaagGCAAATTCTGGAGACAAAGACTGGGAAGGTGACACATTGCAATCGGTTAGGTTTATTTCACGTTTTTACTCATCTGTACTCAAAGTAGACTCCAAAAATTGGGGTTTGGATTCATGTTATCATTAGTGAAATTTATGTCAATTTTGTGTTTTGAATTCATAAGTTGCATCTCGCATGTGATTTATAAGTCACGTTTTATCGACATATACTTTCCTTAATTCAATTTGTAACAATCGTGTTAGACAATGGCAATTTAGAAGTTAAgagttttaaaataataaaatatctgtGGCCTTTTGATGAGATTTATAAATTGTAGTATTTGTTGGATATCATTTGTAAGTTGCATTTAACTAATTTAAAAACCTAAGTTAGAATTTGAGTTTTAACTTGGATAACTTGTGAGTTGTGAGCACCTTGCGCCCTTGTATCCCAAAGTTGGCAATTGAAACTCACGGTAAAATTCATGATGCTTTCGTGAATACAtcgataattttttattttatttttatgaattcaATTGAGATTAAAACAATAAGTTTATCAGGTATATATATTGAAGgataatattttattgataaactcTATGAATCTCTAAACGCTTTTTACaatctttcttgttttctcttgttctctttttctctcttgttaTGAAAATAGCTAGTAGCACTCGTATTTATAATAGTAATAAACGTACTCTAACTCAAAATAGGAAAACCTATTTCTATACTGatttgactataaatcctaactagacatgaattaaGATACCAAAACCTAATCAAATTTGGTTTtctacaattttgaattattattccAACATTCTCctgaaattcaaaattatatatcTAATTCTTGATCCACTTGTCACCATCTTCAAGTTGTTGAGGTAGTTGTTTCCAACCCATTAATTGTTGAAGCATTTTTCAGCCAACCGTACTCACCATCTTCCAATTATTGAAGCACTTGTCTTGACCCATTGATCTTGTTTGTCACATCAACACCAAATTTTGTTGAAACACTTCTCTCCAATCCCGTTGATGCACTTGTCACCAACCCCGTTGATGCAATTGTCACTAACACCAAATTTTGTTGAAGCACTTGTCTCCAATCCCATTGATGCATCCAACCCCAATGATGCACTTGTCACCAACACCAAATTTTTGTTGAAGCACTTGTCAACAACACAAAATTTTGTTGAAGTACTTGTCTCAAACCCGTTGATACACTTGTCACCAAAATTTTGttaatcttcaatttttgttgAAACTCTAACCTGTTGATGCACTTGTCACCCAAATTTTGTTGAAGCACTTGCCTTGACCTCATTACTGTCCGACACCAAATTTTTGTTGAAGCAGTTGTCTCCAACCCCGTTGGTGCACTTGTCACCAACCCTTTTTTTTAACCCACTTCTCCAATTCTAGAGAAGTTTGTTCCTTCCTCTGGTGCAAATTTGTTTGCACCTCTTGAAACCTGCAATATTGTTTTCCAATCATTCTCAGCATGATTATTGTTCATGCATATATTATTGGCTCGGCGTTTGCCAACATATTCATTGGCCAGACGGGCGGCATATATGGGTTATAGCCGCCTGCCATCAGCGGAACCTATTTGATTCTTTACCAGAATCGTAGAAGTTCTGATACCgatttaaaggaaaatattttattgataaactcTATGAATCTCTAAACACTCTCTACaatctttcttgttttctcttgttctctttttctctcttgttttctcttgtgAAAATAGCTAGTAGcacccctatttataatagtaagAAATCTGCTTTAACTCAAAATTGGAAAAGCTATTCCTATactaatttgactataaatcctaactagacATGGATTAAAATACCAATTCCTAATCAAATTTGATTtcctacaattttgaattattatttccaacatatgtttacaaaaaataattcttAGAATGACGAAATaacaatttaatattttattataattattttccctttccttaaatatccaaaattttcttcttttcttataaaagaaaatatgaaatgaaatgtAAAGAAAACAGAAACAAAAATAGGAAAcggaaaaaagaaacaaatggCAAAAGCAATTCGCGGTGTGTGTCAATTGAATTACAATTAGGTacttccttttatatatatatattttttttttctttttttcttttttcattcttcattttTGCcgttgttctttttcttttctttggtaTCCCTTGATCTCCCTCTAATGTCTCCATCCATAAATAAACTCCTATTTAAAGAGTGTGTTATTTTCCTTGTATTTTTTCCAATGCTACTTTgtctgttcttttttttttgtttgtttctttcccttgtggtccggcctcCTTTTTTCGTTTCTTTCTTTTGAGAAGGATTACCTAGGAAATCCTATGTTTTTGTTTAAGAATCATGTATTTAGTGCTAGGATTGATTAGGAATCGTAGAGATGTTCTTACCTTGATGTG from Lycium ferocissimum isolate CSIRO_LF1 chromosome 2, AGI_CSIRO_Lferr_CH_V1, whole genome shotgun sequence includes:
- the LOC132046704 gene encoding uncharacterized protein LOC132046704 isoform X1 is translated as MAQVSSGTQSSVVQSNEMAETVPNQKPLPNIPQNEAEKGGQQNIQEENMHKNRLQEFTQRSSLDRPVYHTSNLGTQHAPLFRSSVLVDGFWYTSPGAYSHLKAAEQEAAKVALISAKEKEKEKMKHNGCPLVREDTVFCKSIMNEYAVKMNLEKPTYQTVQSVAMLPVFKSTAVFNGAHYTGETGKNKKEAEQLAARAAVLSILETDSETVMLEIIKSKRKLYAVLGKVQDTGDVNAGVMPTELVRPVHVDKRKEAEIIERSGERTNTGLLAYSLGQPSDVQAPNQLHVFKKPKSGSSPVEVAPPLVFVAPVLDPSLVCSTSRKKRRNKKKAKKDVQADPQVPGGMLPVDQVPSCSMEQVPGAMLPVDQVPPCSMEQ
- the LOC132046704 gene encoding double-stranded RNA-binding protein 3-like isoform X2 yields the protein MAQVSSGTQSSVVQSNEMAETVPNQKPLPNIPQNEAEKGGQQNIQEENMHKNRLQEFTQRSSLDRPVYHTSNLGTQHAPLFRSSVLVDGFWYTSPGAYSHLKAAEQEAAKVALISAKEKEKEKMKHNGCPLVREDTVFCKSIMNEYAVKMNLEKPTYQTVQSVAMLPVFKSTAVFNGAHYTGETGKNKKEAEQLAARAAVLSILETDSETVMLEIIKSKRKLYAVLGKVQDTGDVNAGVMPTELVRPVHVDKRKEAEIIERSGERTNTGLLAYSLGQPSDVQAPNQLHVFKKPKSGSSPVEVAPPLVFVAPVLDPSLVCSTSRKKRRNKKKAKKDVQADPQVPGGMLPVDQVPSCSMEQ